The nucleotide window atattgGAAAGTTTGTCTTTTTACTCATGGACTAAGTGTATTtggcttttaaaatttttaagagaGGGAGGGGGGGTTAACAAGGGATTTAGGTTCAAGGTTTTTGATGAAGTCACGCCAGCTGACTGCATTTCAGTTTTCACACCATAGGAACAATTCCATGAATAATATTTGACAAACAATACGGGAATTCCATAAACCACAACCTTTCAAAGCCTCCCAAAATTCTCGAAAGATCGAACTTCAGCATGTATTTACAGCACAATCCCTTCGACACAATCCAAGAACCTCAACAAACCCCAAACAGAACACATTCAACCAATTCCCCATCTCAATGTAACTGCAAAGCTTGTTTGTCATTACACAGCAGTGTCTTTAAAGCTCTTACTCAACCAAATCGCGGTCTCCCGGGGTGAAACCTTCTCAGGGCCGAACGGCTTTAGAAGCACACCTAGCTCCTCGAACCTCTCCTGCTGCAACAATCGAGCACTGAACTCGAGCAACCCTTCCAATGCCTCGGCTCGCTGCTGGTACGATGAGGTATCGAACTTCCGCTGCCGAAACTCATTAGAAGAAGAGGATGTTCTCAAGATCCCACCAGTTGTGAGGATGTTGCTATTATTTTTAGTATTGCCATTGTTATTCTGTGAGCTTTCACTTCGTGGAGCTTCTTTCGGATGGTGGACTGTGCATTTGTCCTTCGTGATTGAGCAGTCAGGATTGGCAGGCGAGAGTTGTGGACCCTTGATGTCTGGCAAGATCGAGTCTTCTGGTGATGTCAGGGGGAACTCGGCAATCTTGTCGATACGAGGTTTGTTGACTGAGACGTTGGGAGATTCGGTGCTTCGAAAGAGGTCGACATTAGCTGTGTATGGAGGGCCCATAGTTGATGGTCTAGTTGATAGCGGGAGGGATACTCGGCGCGATGACCGGGATGATTTCCTGGCCGGAGTTCGAGACACTTTTGCTGTAGTCAAGCGCCTCCTGGGAGTAGAAGCTTCCATTACTGGTGTCAGTCTCGGGGTTCTTGCAAAACCCAGTGGAACATCTGAGACTTTCGACCTATCACTGCCAAAATCTTCCGAGGCATGCCCGATTGATAACTCTTCAAATGTTCGATTCAAGCTCCCGAAATCATATGCTCGCCGAGAAAGGGACGACGAGGAGTCGTGTTCGGTCATCGAAATGCTAGGATTCAACGTCCGGTCATTGCTGAAAGACCATCTCTTCTCCCTATCAGTCGACATGGGAATAGATTCAGGGGTGTCCATAAATCGGATCTTCTTCATGTAGTTCCGGGGGGACCACTGCATAGGGTAAGTGTGCCTCCGGGGACTGTTCAGCTTGAGATGGATCTTGAGAACATAAGGCTGAAGATGTGGGTGATTGAGCAACTCCGCAGCCTGACAGAAACAGAATTATGCTTCAATATGGATAATTTACTAATGTGTACgcagggagaaaaaaaaacactaaaACCATAACCGAATTCGATTAAATTAGTCCTTCTAGGGTCAGATACTTCAGGGGTAGACCATTACCAGTTCAAACCTGCCATGATCAGACTGAATTGGATATAATAGTCTATTCGGGGCAATTTTTGCCCAAGATACTGAGATCAAACTAGTCTTTTGACCATTCTCATAGAACTAAAACTGGAAGCGAAGCAAATAAATCTTGCATAATATGCCCAACCCAGTATTTACCAACAGGACTAGCTAGTTTCTAATTTGAAATGAACTTTCGAGTAAgcatttgtactttttttagttttttttttaacataaaaaaggaaaacacaCCGATGTCCAAGAGCGAACTTCTTTGCAAGCCAATCAATGCCTCCAAGTGGTGATCCAGTTTGGTcaattgaaattttgtatttattttcattttcaaatgaGTTATGCTTACAGTCTTGGCTGTTTATGACTCTAAAAGGGCAAAATATAATCGTGACAAGTAAGGAATTATGAACATACACTTGGTCTCAGCTCAGGATTTTTCCGCAGCATGCTTTTGATAAGCCCCCGACTGAAATATATTACAAACATAGACATAAGATCAGGAAACTAGGTGATATTCAGATACTGGTAATGGCACAGGAAATAGTAAGTGATCCAGGAAGTAGAGATGGAAGGTCGAGAAAGTGGAAAAAGAGCTCACAGGGCCCCCGAATACATGGTGGGAAGGGGAGCCACAATCGACttgtttattttgttaatgaGAGCCTGCATATCCTGCGAGGGTAAAAGAACATGCAGGGAATCACTAATTCTTGATTGAACACATACTTTTCGCACAACCAATTCACAGATTTGGACAAATCATTTATTTAGTTGTGATGACAAATCGTCCATACAGTATCTCATTAGATGGTTTTGGAAACATTACTTCCTTGATTGGTTCGTTCCACAAATAAGAGAAATTTGAGTTTATGCAATTGTCTTTATGAATAATTCCTCTACCTGGGAAATTGTTACACAGCCTTACCAGATTGACAGTCAATTGCATCTTTtggttcaccaaaaaaaaaatcatcttttgcatttgaaagggaaaaaaaataacagcAAGATTACCTCAAATAAATTCAATAAAGCAATGACATAAAGAAGATTGTGTGCGATGAAAACAAGGAATGCTCCTCAAATGATGAGAAAGCAAAACGTACATACTTTGTTCTTACATTATGAGCCATATTCACTAGAAAACCTTCGGATGTTTAGTTTAATTCTATTTCAGAGACTTTCTTTGCTTAAATTTGTCAATGGAAAATGAACTTTTTGttggaagaaagaaaatcagCAAAATATCATATGGCTAAAATGGGATGTTCGACTTACAAAAGCTTTAAATGCAGGCCTGTGTGCAGTCATTTCATACATACAGCATCCTGCAAATAGTATTAGAAAAGGTGGTTCTCTGAAACCAAAATTTCGAtgaagaaaatgcaaaaagcATTGCACGCAGATGGTTACTATCATAAATTACCTAAAGACCAAATATCTGACTTGGAACCATAAGGTATATCGGCAAGAAGCTCGGGGCACATATAACTTGGAGTTCCAACAACCTGGATCCATCAGCCCAAAAAGAGCTAGAATTGATCAAACTTAATCAAGCCACAGGCAGGCCCAGAAGAGTCCCACCAGTCCGATCATATACTTACAGAGGAAGCGAGATCATCAGAAGTTAACATCTTTGCAAGACCAAAATCACCTGCACcaattataaaagaatatattgcCATGAAATTCAAATGGATTTAGATATAAGGGCCTAATTAAGGAAGTGGGGTTGATAATTCACCTAGGCGAATGTCTTGGTCTTTGGTCAAGAATATGTTTGAGCACTGAAGAAATCAGAGAAAATCGTAAGTCTGGCGCAGCAAAAGGAACAAGAAACATGAAAACATATTTCTGAAGAAAGTTATGATAAGATATGCCACGAGCCTTGACATCACGGTGAAGAATATGGTTGGAGTGCAAGTAATCAAGAGCCATAAGGAGTTCAACCAGCCACTTGCATATTTTCTGCATCAATCAATGAATCAGCATGAGAAAACTTACTAATATCCAACTGTACCAGCCCATTCAACCGTGAATTGTTTCTTGGACAAAGGATATGCACATTTACCGCTGTGAATTGCCAGTTCTCTCAGGTAACAAAACCTGAACTGCAcagtttttaatattttatatctaGAACATATATCTCActgtttttaaaataaaacataagtAATCGCTAATACGCACTTAACCTTCATTGAACCCATGAAAACATGCCTTGCCAGTTCAATGTTGGTCTGGTTCTAATGACTaccatataaataaatatatatatatatatatgtctaatACTGCTGTATGTACCAGAATACCAAACTCTGTGCCAACAAAGAAGAATACACATGAGTTCAATAGAGGAATGCAAACCTCTTCAGAAAAGTGCGCCCCATTCACTCTTTTTATAGCTTCTGCCCTGCAGAGAATTTGCATCATCAAAGTAAG belongs to Punica granatum isolate Tunisia-2019 unplaced genomic scaffold, ASM765513v2 Contig00098, whole genome shotgun sequence and includes:
- the LOC116190016 gene encoding serine/threonine-protein kinase Nek1-like, with product MEQYEVLEQIGKGSFGSALLVRHKHERKKYVLKKIRLARQTERARRSAFQEMELISKVRNPFIVEYKDSWVEKGCYVCIIIGYCEGGDMAEAIKRVNGAHFSEEKICKWLVELLMALDYLHSNHILHRDVKCSNIFLTKDQDIRLGDFGLAKMLTSDDLASSVVGTPSYMCPELLADIPYGSKSDIWSLGCCMYEMTAHRPAFKAFDMQALINKINKSIVAPLPTMYSGALRGLIKSMLRKNPELRPSAAELLNHPHLQPYVLKIHLKLNSPRRHTYPMQWSPRNYMKKIRFMDTPESIPMSTDREKRWSFSNDRTLNPSISMTEHDSSSSLSRRAYDFGSLNRTFEELSIGHASEDFGSDRSKVSDVPLGFARTPRLTPVMEASTPRRRLTTAKVSRTPARKSSRSSRRVSLPLSTRPSTMGPPYTANVDLFRSTESPNVSVNKPRIDKIAEFPLTSPEDSILPDIKGPQLSPANPDCSITKDKCTVHHPKEAPRSESSQNNNGNTKNNSNILTTGGILRTSSSSNEFRQRKFDTSSYQQRAEALEGLLEFSARLLQQERFEELGVLLKPFGPEKVSPRETAIWLSKSFKDTAV